A window of Microcystis aeruginosa FD4 contains these coding sequences:
- a CDS encoding acyltransferase, with the protein MFNLRHQLYLLISKFLEEQERIEKRKQLSENATVHSSVKFIGKCENYRGDKSLITIGENTVILGELFLFTHGGKIEIGKNCYIGEKTRIRSANSIKIGNEVIISDDVNIYDTDAHSLNYILRQKEFVEVVILNNLIKDAKDVDIQSAPVVIEDHVWIGFNVAILKGVTIGKGAIIGAGSVVTKDVEPFTIVAGNPAKIIKQL; encoded by the coding sequence ATGTTTAATCTAAGACATCAATTATATTTATTGATTTCAAAATTTTTAGAAGAACAAGAACGAATCGAAAAACGTAAACAACTTTCCGAAAATGCCACGGTTCACAGTTCCGTAAAATTTATCGGAAAGTGTGAAAATTATAGGGGAGATAAAAGTTTAATTACTATCGGAGAAAATACCGTAATATTAGGTGAATTGTTTTTATTTACTCATGGTGGAAAAATAGAAATAGGTAAAAATTGTTATATTGGTGAGAAAACTCGAATTAGATCAGCCAATTCTATCAAAATTGGAAACGAAGTTATAATTTCCGATGATGTCAATATTTATGATACGGATGCTCATTCATTAAATTATATTTTAAGACAGAAAGAATTTGTGGAAGTCGTCATTTTAAATAATCTGATTAAGGATGCTAAGGATGTTGATATACAATCTGCACCCGTGGTGATAGAAGATCATGTTTGGATTGGATTTAATGTGGCAATTCTTAAAGGAGTTACGATTGGGAAAGGAGCAATTATCGGAGCCGGTTCGGTAGTGACAAAAGATGTAGAACCTTTTACAATAGTTGCTGGGAATCCTGCCAAAATTATCAAACAATTATGA
- a CDS encoding ABC transporter ATP-binding protein/permease — protein sequence MNVAEKNSDSMNLKEETRTFNQSLQEFLRFIQVYWYPKEHQDRAFSQIIRSWGMLVLLFFLLVGVVGLNAFNSFVFRDLISVTEARDAEKLTHFVIIYGITLGSMTFFTGLSRFLKKLIALDWYQWINSSILQKYFKNRAYYRINFKGDIENPDQRLSQEIQPIARTTMDFLTTCVEKVMEMLVFIAILWSISKTISMVLFVYTIIGNILATYITQQLNKVNKQQLEIEGTYKYAITHVRTHAESIAFFRGEEKELNIIQRKFNQVIKIMIERINWERTQEFFNRGYQSIVQIFPFLIVSPLYISGEIEFGQVNQASYCCYFFSTALSVLVDEFGRSGEFINYIERLEDFSQALEDVSEQKKPVNTIKVIEDNNLTFEDVTLQTPDAAKVIVEHLSLSVEPGEGLLIVGPSGRGKSSLLRAISGLWNTGTGHLMRPPLDDLLFLPQRPYIILGTLREQLIYPQTTTEMSESQLKEILQEVNLQDVLNRIKNFDEEVDWENILSLGEQQRLAFARLFVNQPDFVILDEATSALDLKNEDHLYKQLQQTGKTFISVGHRESLFNYHQRVLELSEDSTWRLMRMEDYHPSAAIATHSNNAKTVDETIEIVSEINNQDNFTHQEMQKLTNYSLSTIKNKASRGQTIIANDGMSYSYDKTLDIAKWVRV from the coding sequence ATGAATGTTGCCGAAAAAAACTCAGACAGCATGAATCTCAAGGAAGAGACTCGAACTTTCAATCAATCTCTTCAAGAATTTTTAAGATTTATTCAAGTTTATTGGTATCCTAAAGAACACCAGGATAGAGCTTTTTCACAGATTATTCGTTCCTGGGGAATGCTCGTTTTATTGTTTTTTTTATTAGTGGGAGTAGTAGGTCTTAATGCGTTTAATAGTTTCGTTTTTAGAGACTTAATTAGCGTCACAGAAGCTAGGGATGCAGAAAAATTAACTCATTTTGTCATTATTTATGGGATTACCCTAGGCAGTATGACGTTTTTCACAGGATTGTCTAGGTTTCTTAAAAAACTAATTGCGCTGGATTGGTATCAATGGATCAATAGTAGTATCTTGCAAAAATATTTCAAAAATCGTGCTTATTATCGAATCAATTTTAAAGGCGATATAGAAAATCCAGATCAACGTTTATCCCAAGAAATTCAACCCATCGCCAGAACAACGATGGACTTTTTAACAACCTGTGTTGAAAAAGTTATGGAGATGCTGGTTTTTATTGCCATTCTTTGGTCAATTTCTAAAACCATTTCTATGGTGCTTTTCGTTTATACGATTATTGGAAATATTCTTGCTACCTATATTACTCAACAATTAAATAAAGTCAATAAACAACAATTAGAAATAGAGGGAACCTATAAATACGCCATCACTCATGTTCGGACACACGCCGAATCAATTGCATTTTTTAGAGGGGAAGAAAAAGAGTTAAATATTATTCAAAGAAAGTTCAATCAGGTGATTAAAATCATGATTGAAAGAATTAATTGGGAAAGAACCCAGGAATTTTTTAACCGCGGCTATCAATCCATTGTTCAAATCTTCCCCTTCTTAATTGTTTCCCCATTATATATTAGTGGTGAAATTGAGTTTGGACAAGTTAATCAAGCCAGCTATTGTTGCTATTTCTTTTCCACAGCTTTATCCGTGTTAGTTGATGAATTTGGACGCTCCGGTGAGTTTATTAATTATATTGAACGTTTAGAAGATTTTTCCCAAGCGTTAGAGGATGTAAGCGAACAAAAAAAACCAGTTAATACCATTAAAGTCATTGAAGATAACAATCTAACTTTTGAGGATGTCACCTTACAAACTCCCGATGCCGCTAAAGTGATTGTTGAACATTTATCCCTGTCCGTTGAACCTGGGGAAGGTTTATTAATTGTTGGTCCGAGCGGTCGAGGAAAAAGTTCTCTTTTACGCGCTATTTCTGGGTTATGGAATACAGGTACAGGTCATTTGATGCGACCTCCCCTCGACGATTTATTATTTTTACCCCAACGTCCTTACATCATTTTAGGAACCCTGCGCGAACAGCTAATTTATCCTCAAACGACAACGGAGATGAGTGAATCCCAATTAAAAGAAATCTTACAAGAAGTTAACCTACAAGATGTTCTTAATCGCATCAAAAATTTTGATGAGGAAGTGGATTGGGAAAATATTTTATCCTTAGGAGAACAACAACGTCTAGCCTTTGCGCGACTATTCGTTAATCAGCCAGATTTTGTGATTTTAGATGAAGCCACCAGTGCTTTAGATTTAAAAAATGAAGATCATTTATATAAACAGTTACAACAAACTGGCAAGACCTTTATTAGTGTCGGACATCGAGAAAGTTTGTTTAACTATCATCAAAGGGTTTTGGAACTTTCCGAGGATTCTACTTGGCGATTAATGAGAATGGAAGACTATCATCCATCAGCAGCGATTGCCACTCATTCTAACAATGCCAAAACCGTTGATGAAACCATAGAAATTGTCTCTGAAATTAACAATCAAGACAATTTTACCCATCAAGAAATGCAAAAACTGACCAACTATAGCTTAAGTACCATCAAAAATAAAGCCAGTCGAGGTCAAACGATTATTGCCAATGATGGCATGAGCTATAGTTATGACAAAACCCTTGATATTGCAAAATGGGTGAGAGTTTAG
- a CDS encoding porin: protein MRAQFLLPSLFCLTGLVWLSSSNAIAQNSPASNPAPVKTQQLQLVPSPDTAVGFNNIPGLFNRAVNNNTGRFYDYTNILGQFNSLFGWRTFPQGSYFDNMITRDAKLTETLYYDVMQQQQSGPLIRTQDLPNPFDTSLQENPSYLSPGGF, encoded by the coding sequence ATGCGCGCTCAATTTTTACTTCCTTCCCTGTTTTGTTTAACCGGTTTAGTCTGGTTGAGTTCGTCTAATGCGATCGCCCAAAATTCACCCGCCAGCAATCCTGCACCGGTAAAAACCCAACAACTGCAACTTGTCCCCTCTCCCGATACGGCGGTGGGATTTAATAATATCCCCGGTTTGTTTAACCGCGCTGTTAATAACAATACGGGTCGTTTCTACGACTACACCAACATTTTAGGACAGTTCAACTCTCTTTTTGGTTGGCGTACTTTTCCCCAAGGTTCCTATTTCGATAATATGATTACCCGGGATGCCAAATTAACCGAAACTTTATACTATGATGTCATGCAACAGCAACAGTCTGGTCCCTTAATTCGCACCCAAGATTTACCCAATCCCTTCGATACTTCCCTACAGGAAAATCCCAGTTATTTAAGTCCAGGCGGCTTTTAA
- the pyrE gene encoding orotate phosphoribosyltransferase: MRKKSILAIESIYNDFWLNCNRNFGVSQAPNPENMANSSVATLDTASLRQFLLDALVRLAYREGDFTLSSGQKSSYYINGKQVTLTAEGALAVGRLLLSLLPPDTQAVAGLTLGADPIVSAVIVVSAYENRPIPALIVRKEAKGHGTMAYIEGPTLNPGAAVVVLEDVVTTGKSAMVAVERLRDAGYQVDLIIALVDREQGGAEFYQSQGIKFQALFSIRDLQAAYQKK; encoded by the coding sequence ATGAGAAAGAAATCAATACTAGCGATCGAGTCAATATATAATGACTTTTGGCTCAATTGTAACCGAAATTTTGGAGTCAGTCAGGCTCCCAATCCTGAAAATATGGCTAATTCCTCGGTAGCGACTCTCGATACTGCTTCCCTGCGTCAATTTCTCCTCGATGCTCTTGTCCGTCTTGCCTATCGAGAGGGGGATTTCACCCTGTCCTCAGGACAAAAAAGCAGCTACTATATCAACGGTAAACAAGTTACCCTCACTGCGGAGGGAGCTTTAGCCGTGGGGCGTTTATTGCTGTCCCTACTGCCTCCAGATACCCAGGCGGTGGCAGGATTAACCCTAGGGGCGGATCCGATTGTCAGCGCCGTTATTGTGGTATCTGCCTACGAAAATCGCCCGATTCCAGCCTTAATCGTCCGTAAAGAGGCAAAAGGTCACGGAACCATGGCTTATATCGAGGGGCCGACTTTAAACCCCGGTGCCGCGGTGGTTGTCCTCGAAGATGTGGTGACAACGGGGAAAAGTGCCATGGTAGCGGTAGAAAGATTACGGGATGCCGGTTATCAAGTAGATTTAATCATTGCTTTGGTGGATAGAGAGCAAGGAGGGGCGGAATTTTACCAATCTCAGGGAATAAAGTTTCAAGCTTTGTTTTCGATTCGAGACCTACAGGCGGCTTATCAGAAAAAATAG
- the nuoH gene encoding NADH-quinone oxidoreductase subunit NuoH: MNQGIDLQESFIKSLTDLGLSGGLAKAIWMPLPMFLMIIAATVGVLVCVWLERKISAAVQQRIGPEYAGPLGVLQPVADGLKLVFKEDVVPAKADPWLFLFGPILVVMPVFVSYLIVPFGQNLLITDLNVGIFLWISLSSIAPIGLLMAGYASNNKYSLLGGLRAAAQSISYEIPLALSVLAIAMMSNSLSTIDIVEQQSGYGILGWNIWRQPVGFLIFWIAALAECERLPFDLPEAEEELVAGYQTEYAGMKFALFYVGSYVNLVLSALVFAVLYLGGWEFPIPVNALAGWLGVSETNPWLQIITASLGITMTVLKAYFLIFIAILLRWTVPRVRIDQLLDLGWKFLLPVSLVNLLLTAALKLAFPFAFGG; this comes from the coding sequence ATGAATCAAGGCATAGATTTACAAGAAAGTTTCATTAAATCCCTAACAGACTTGGGATTAAGTGGAGGACTGGCTAAAGCGATTTGGATGCCTTTACCCATGTTCCTGATGATTATAGCCGCCACGGTGGGGGTTTTAGTCTGCGTCTGGTTAGAAAGGAAAATTTCCGCCGCTGTCCAACAGCGTATCGGGCCGGAATACGCAGGCCCCTTGGGCGTTTTACAACCGGTCGCCGACGGTCTGAAATTAGTCTTTAAAGAAGATGTCGTCCCCGCTAAGGCCGACCCTTGGTTATTCCTCTTTGGGCCAATTTTGGTGGTGATGCCAGTGTTTGTCTCCTATCTCATCGTTCCCTTCGGTCAAAATCTGCTGATTACTGACCTAAACGTGGGTATCTTTTTATGGATTTCCTTGTCCAGTATTGCCCCCATTGGCTTATTAATGGCGGGTTATGCCTCCAATAATAAGTATTCCTTACTGGGAGGCCTGCGGGCGGCGGCGCAATCGATTAGTTATGAAATTCCCTTGGCTTTATCGGTATTAGCGATCGCGATGATGTCTAATAGTCTCAGTACCATTGATATTGTCGAACAACAATCCGGTTATGGCATTTTAGGCTGGAATATCTGGCGCCAACCGGTGGGTTTTCTGATTTTCTGGATTGCCGCTTTAGCTGAGTGTGAACGTCTGCCTTTCGATTTACCGGAAGCGGAGGAGGAATTGGTCGCCGGTTATCAAACCGAATACGCGGGGATGAAATTCGCTCTCTTTTATGTGGGTTCCTACGTTAACCTCGTGCTATCGGCCCTAGTGTTCGCCGTCCTCTATCTTGGTGGTTGGGAATTTCCTATCCCCGTCAATGCTTTGGCCGGCTGGTTGGGAGTTAGTGAAACCAATCCTTGGCTACAAATTATCACCGCTTCCCTAGGGATTACGATGACAGTATTAAAAGCCTATTTCCTCATCTTCATCGCTATTCTCTTGCGTTGGACAGTACCCCGGGTTCGCATTGACCAATTACTCGATTTAGGCTGGAAATTCCTCTTACCAGTATCTTTAGTTAATTTACTACTTACCGCCGCCCTAAAACTAGCTTTTCCCTTTGCTTTTGGCGGTTAA
- the ndhI gene encoding NAD(P)H-quinone oxidoreductase subunit I, with protein MFNILKQVSDYAKGSIQAAKYIGEGLSVTFDHMRRRPITVQYPYEKLIPSERYRGRIHFEFDKCIACEVCVRVCPINLPVVDWTFNKEIKKKELKHYSIDFGVCIFCGNCVEYCPTNCLSMTEEYELATYDRHELNYDNVALGRLPYKVTQDPMVTPLRELGYLPKGVIEPHDLPAGSQRAGKRPEEITN; from the coding sequence ATGTTTAACATCCTCAAACAAGTCAGCGATTACGCCAAAGGTAGCATTCAAGCGGCGAAATACATCGGCGAAGGTTTATCCGTTACCTTTGATCATATGCGTCGTCGTCCGATTACCGTCCAATATCCCTACGAAAAGTTAATTCCCTCGGAACGTTATCGGGGTAGAATTCACTTTGAGTTCGATAAATGTATCGCTTGTGAAGTTTGTGTGCGAGTTTGTCCGATTAATTTACCAGTAGTAGATTGGACTTTTAACAAGGAAATTAAAAAGAAAGAACTCAAACACTACAGTATCGATTTTGGGGTCTGTATTTTCTGCGGCAATTGTGTGGAATACTGTCCGACTAATTGTTTGTCCATGACCGAAGAATACGAACTAGCGACCTATGATCGTCATGAATTAAACTATGATAACGTCGCCCTAGGCCGTTTACCCTACAAAGTCACCCAAGACCCGATGGTAACACCTCTGAGGGAATTAGGTTATCTACCTAAAGGTGTCATCGAACCCCACGATTTACCCGCCGGTAGTCAACGCGCCGGTAAACGTCCAGAAGAAATTACTAATTAA
- a CDS encoding NADH-quinone oxidoreductase subunit J, with protein sequence MNLAEGVQIVSFGILAALVIGTALGVVLLSNIVYSAFLLGGVFISISGLYLLLNADFVAAAQILIYVGAINVLILFAIMLVNKQEDFSDIPKRWIRRASTALVCLGLFVLLSTMVLITPWSISSTSPAVVTNTLVEIGKHFFSDFLLPFELASVLLLMAMVGAIILARRDLIPTLKAEEPTATALTLPERPRELTAPK encoded by the coding sequence GTGAATTTAGCCGAGGGCGTTCAAATAGTATCTTTTGGCATTTTAGCGGCCCTAGTAATCGGGACAGCTTTAGGCGTGGTACTATTATCTAATATCGTTTATTCCGCCTTTTTATTGGGCGGTGTTTTTATCAGCATTTCGGGTTTATATCTCTTACTAAATGCTGATTTTGTAGCGGCGGCACAAATTCTAATTTATGTGGGCGCAATTAACGTTTTAATTCTCTTTGCCATTATGCTTGTTAACAAGCAAGAGGACTTTTCTGATATTCCTAAACGTTGGATCCGTCGGGCATCTACTGCTTTAGTTTGTCTGGGTTTATTTGTGCTGTTATCGACCATGGTTTTAATCACACCTTGGTCAATTTCTAGCACTTCTCCCGCCGTAGTGACTAATACTTTAGTAGAAATCGGTAAGCATTTCTTTAGTGATTTCTTGCTACCCTTTGAATTAGCTTCCGTGCTATTATTAATGGCCATGGTCGGAGCAATTATTTTAGCCCGTCGTGACCTTATCCCCACCCTGAAAGCTGAAGAACCTACGGCCACAGCCTTAACCTTACCCGAACGACCCAGAGAATTAACTGCCCCTAAATAA
- the nuoK gene encoding NADH-quinone oxidoreductase subunit NuoK: MQLEYYLLLAAALFCIGIYGLVTSRNAVRVLMSIELMLNSVNINLMGFSNYLDPANIRGQIFTIFVITVAAAEAAVGLAIILTIYRNRDTIDMEQFNLLKW; encoded by the coding sequence ATTCAGTTAGAGTATTATTTGTTATTAGCGGCGGCTTTATTTTGTATCGGAATTTACGGTTTAGTCACCAGTCGCAATGCTGTCCGGGTTTTAATGTCGATCGAATTGATGCTCAATTCTGTTAACATTAACTTGATGGGTTTTTCCAACTATCTTGACCCCGCTAATATCAGAGGCCAAATTTTTACCATTTTCGTGATTACCGTAGCGGCAGCCGAAGCAGCCGTGGGTTTAGCGATTATCCTTACCATCTATCGTAACCGCGACACCATCGATATGGAACAGTTTAACCTGCTCAAATGGTAA
- a CDS encoding acyl-CoA thioesterase → MSYERLIYLSDTDAAGVVYFAHLLSICHEAYEFSLAQFGINIKDFLKDSPVALPITQAEIQFFRPLVCGDQIQINFTARSLSENEFELQYKIYLAEIMVGKAKTHHVCIAPTARQRIPFPESLKNWLGYLSTLEETGI, encoded by the coding sequence ATGTCCTACGAGCGCCTAATTTATCTGTCCGATACCGATGCGGCCGGTGTGGTTTATTTTGCCCATCTTCTCTCGATCTGTCATGAAGCCTACGAGTTTTCTTTAGCACAATTTGGCATCAATATCAAGGATTTTTTGAAAGATTCTCCGGTTGCTCTACCGATTACTCAAGCGGAAATCCAGTTTTTTCGTCCCCTTGTTTGTGGCGATCAAATACAGATTAATTTCACTGCCCGATCCCTAAGCGAAAACGAGTTTGAATTGCAGTATAAAATTTATTTGGCTGAAATCATGGTCGGAAAAGCGAAAACCCACCATGTGTGCATCGCTCCCACCGCTAGACAAAGAATCCCTTTCCCGGAATCTTTAAAAAATTGGTTAGGATATTTATCAACCCTAGAGGAGACTGGTATTTAA
- a CDS encoding cofactor assembly of complex C subunit B produces the protein MDTPVLSSTFFLTLLLMVGLFFFIRGSVKERIEQRVYLTSTSDDQLLEQLRDYFDRRSYQVKAIEPEQNIVRLQGFVPPSPFLSIFLTILAALGLFCFSLVLSLLFPDTNPYIFALVGLSPLAGVFYWQKVGRLEEVAFKVESKSQQTELTVKAHRDELRQLQDSLTFLERQ, from the coding sequence ATGGATACCCCCGTTCTTTCCTCAACTTTTTTTCTGACTCTCCTGCTCATGGTGGGATTATTCTTTTTTATTCGCGGTTCCGTCAAAGAGCGTATCGAACAGCGTGTCTATCTTACCAGTACCAGTGACGACCAACTATTAGAACAACTGCGAGATTATTTTGACCGACGTTCCTATCAAGTCAAGGCGATCGAACCTGAACAGAATATTGTCAGATTACAGGGTTTTGTGCCGCCTAGCCCCTTTCTATCGATATTTTTGACAATTTTGGCGGCCTTGGGTTTATTTTGCTTCTCACTGGTGTTATCGCTGTTATTTCCTGATACTAATCCCTATATTTTTGCTCTTGTGGGTTTATCTCCCCTCGCGGGTGTTTTCTATTGGCAAAAAGTCGGCCGTTTAGAGGAAGTGGCTTTTAAAGTAGAAAGCAAATCTCAGCAAACGGAATTAACTGTCAAAGCCCATCGAGACGAGTTAAGACAACTACAAGATAGTTTAACCTTTCTAGAAAGACAATAA
- a CDS encoding metal ABC transporter permease → MGNNLLTGLIEPLQYSFMQRSLIEAIIVGIICAVVGTYLMVQRLALLGDAISHSVLPGLAIAFIGNFNLLLGALLASMVSTLLINLIRNRSPIKEDAAMGIVFSAFFALGITLITLIQKNNKIDLNHFLFGNILGVTAADIRDTLIIAIIVLLTVLLLYKELLFYTFDKIGAQAAGLPVNLLDLGLMLLIGLTIVASLQAVGVILVLSLLITPAATAYLLVTRLHQVMGLGVGVGIISSISGMYLSYYWNLPSGPAIVLVAFTLFMLAFLFSPRQGIFNHPSSLGSQLSIWVEMKNLLRRR, encoded by the coding sequence ATGGGCAACAATCTATTAACAGGATTAATCGAACCCTTACAGTATAGTTTCATGCAGAGATCCCTAATTGAAGCTATCATCGTCGGCATCATTTGTGCCGTGGTGGGAACCTACCTGATGGTACAACGTTTGGCTCTCTTGGGGGATGCCATCAGTCACTCGGTCTTACCTGGACTAGCGATCGCTTTTATTGGTAATTTTAATCTTCTCCTGGGTGCTTTACTAGCCTCAATGGTCAGTACCCTACTGATTAACTTGATCCGTAATCGTTCCCCAATCAAAGAAGATGCGGCCATGGGTATTGTTTTCTCGGCTTTTTTTGCCCTTGGCATCACCCTGATCACTCTCATCCAAAAAAACAACAAAATTGACCTTAATCACTTTCTCTTCGGCAATATTCTCGGTGTTACTGCTGCCGACATCCGCGATACCCTAATTATTGCCATTATCGTTTTATTAACCGTTTTGCTCCTGTATAAAGAACTATTATTCTACACTTTCGACAAAATCGGGGCGCAAGCGGCAGGTTTACCAGTAAATTTATTAGATTTAGGCTTAATGCTCCTGATTGGTCTGACAATCGTTGCTAGTCTGCAAGCGGTGGGAGTAATCCTCGTTTTGTCCCTTTTAATTACCCCCGCGGCCACTGCCTATCTTTTAGTTACCCGTCTCCATCAAGTCATGGGTTTAGGTGTGGGTGTGGGTATTATCTCTAGTATCAGTGGGATGTATTTAAGTTATTACTGGAATTTACCCTCTGGACCGGCGATCGTGCTTGTCGCTTTTACCCTATTTATGTTGGCCTTTTTATTCAGTCCCCGTCAAGGAATTTTCAATCATCCCTCTAGTCTAGGTAGTCAACTTTCTATCTGGGTAGAGATGAAAAATTTGTTGAGAAGACGTTAG
- a CDS encoding DUF5615 family PIN-like protein, whose translation MTIWVDAHLSPAIATWISTTLEIEAVALRDLGLRDAEDTEIFQVAKARRAILMTKDSDFVDLVERLGSPPQIIWLTCGNTSNARLREILSETLSRALELLAAGETLVEISGN comes from the coding sequence ATGACAATTTGGGTTGACGCACATTTGTCTCCCGCAATTGCCACCTGGATTAGCACTACACTTGAGATTGAAGCTGTGGCTTTGCGTGATCTTGGACTCAGAGATGCTGAAGATACTGAAATCTTTCAGGTTGCAAAAGCTCGAAGAGCTATCCTAATGACCAAAGATAGCGATTTTGTAGATTTAGTTGAGCGACTTGGTTCGCCCCCACAAATTATTTGGCTGACTTGTGGCAACACCTCTAATGCCCGGTTGCGTGAAATCTTGAGTGAGACTTTGTCCAGGGCTTTAGAACTTTTAGCTGCTGGTGAGACATTGGTAGAAATTAGCGGAAACTAG
- a CDS encoding DUF433 domain-containing protein has protein sequence MAELLSRITVNPRQCGGRACIRGMRIRVSDVLDLFAAGLSAGEILDEMPDLEADDLKAALLYASRKLNHPVLVA, from the coding sequence ATGGCGGAATTGCTTTCAAGAATTACAGTTAATCCTCGGCAGTGCGGTGGTCGTGCCTGTATTCGAGGAATGAGAATCCGGGTATCAGATGTGTTAGATCTATTCGCGGCAGGTTTAAGCGCGGGAGAAATTCTAGATGAAATGCCTGATCTTGAGGCAGATGATTTGAAAGCAGCGCTTTTATATGCCTCGCGGAAGCTTAATCACCCGGTTTTAGTGGCATGA
- a CDS encoding DedA family protein has product MTEWITNTMTSMGYLGIALLMFLENLFPPIPSELIMPLAGFTVHEGQMEFIPAVVAGIFGTVIGALPWYYLGRVVDEEKIEKLADKYGKWITVSAKDIQKANQWFNRHGSKAVLLCRLVPGVRTLISLPAGMNHMAMIPFLVYSTIGTTLWVIFLTAAGYFLGKNYPLVEEYLAPVSKIALLALVIWFILWIIRKRNRRYE; this is encoded by the coding sequence ATGACTGAATGGATTACAAATACAATGACTTCTATGGGCTATTTAGGCATAGCCCTATTAATGTTTTTAGAGAATCTTTTTCCTCCCATTCCCTCGGAATTAATTATGCCCCTAGCGGGTTTTACCGTCCATGAGGGACAAATGGAATTTATTCCGGCAGTGGTAGCGGGGATTTTTGGTACAGTCATCGGAGCGCTACCTTGGTATTATCTGGGTCGGGTTGTGGATGAGGAAAAAATCGAAAAACTAGCCGATAAATACGGCAAATGGATTACCGTTTCCGCTAAAGATATTCAAAAAGCCAATCAATGGTTTAACCGTCACGGTAGTAAAGCGGTTTTACTCTGTCGTTTGGTTCCTGGAGTACGAACTTTGATTTCCCTACCTGCCGGGATGAATCACATGGCGATGATTCCCTTTTTAGTTTACTCCACCATCGGCACGACCCTCTGGGTCATTTTTTTAACGGCAGCAGGTTACTTTTTAGGGAAGAATTACCCCCTTGTGGAAGAATATCTGGCTCCCGTCTCAAAAATCGCTTTACTTGCCCTCGTTATCTGGTTTATCCTCTGGATTATCCGCAAACGTAACCGCCGGTATGAGTAA